A window of Verrucomicrobiia bacterium contains these coding sequences:
- a CDS encoding sialate O-acetylesterase, translating into MVLQREMLAPVWGWADPGERVSVQFAGQSATAVAGPDGKWMTRLGPFAASSSGRDLVVTGKNTLTVTDVLVGDVWLGSGQSNMEFAMRDVENSKDEIAGADRPLIRLFTVPRSEKSQLADDVDSKWVVCRPDTVRDFSAVLYLFGREINAETKVPVGLIHSSVGGTRIELWTAPEGFATVPEFAGAVQGIEAAERQYREQILPKALPLLEDWIARTKTALANGTRVPVAPDWPDHPRLGNSGLYLGMIHPLVPFGLRGVAWYQGEWNGGENDIYVRRMQALIAGWRQVWNRPDLPFYYVQLARMPQKDDPPWLGDGLSPTREAQRKSLAIPHTGMAVIIDLPGDSGWHPRNKQDVARRLSLWALHNEYGRKDLVFSGPLYREMTVEEDRIRLRFDHVGSGLMAGSKNGLEPVKPAPDQPLKEFAVAGANRKWVLAEARIDGADVVVSSLEVPHPVAVRYAYCNDPEGANLYNKEGLPASPFRTDDW; encoded by the coding sequence ATGGTGTTGCAACGCGAGATGCTCGCGCCGGTTTGGGGCTGGGCCGATCCGGGTGAGAGGGTCTCCGTGCAGTTTGCCGGTCAAAGCGCCACGGCTGTGGCGGGTCCGGATGGAAAATGGATGACCAGATTGGGGCCTTTCGCGGCGAGTTCCTCCGGGCGGGACCTCGTTGTCACGGGAAAGAACACCCTCACAGTCACCGACGTGTTGGTGGGAGATGTGTGGCTGGGATCCGGCCAGTCCAACATGGAATTTGCGATGCGTGACGTGGAGAATTCAAAGGATGAGATCGCCGGAGCCGACAGACCTTTAATCCGCCTTTTCACGGTGCCGCGCTCGGAGAAGAGCCAGCTCGCAGATGATGTGGATTCGAAATGGGTGGTTTGTCGGCCGGACACCGTGAGGGATTTCTCGGCGGTGCTGTATTTGTTTGGTCGCGAGATCAATGCTGAGACGAAGGTGCCGGTCGGCCTCATTCACAGTTCGGTTGGCGGGACGCGCATCGAGTTGTGGACGGCGCCGGAGGGTTTCGCCACCGTGCCGGAGTTCGCGGGTGCGGTGCAGGGCATTGAGGCTGCGGAGCGACAGTATCGCGAGCAAATCCTGCCCAAGGCGCTTCCGCTGTTGGAGGACTGGATTGCGCGGACCAAGACGGCTTTGGCGAATGGCACCCGAGTGCCGGTCGCGCCGGACTGGCCCGATCATCCGCGACTTGGAAACTCCGGTTTATATTTGGGAATGATTCATCCGCTCGTGCCGTTCGGCTTGCGCGGCGTGGCCTGGTATCAGGGCGAATGGAACGGGGGCGAGAACGACATTTATGTCAGGCGGATGCAAGCGTTGATCGCTGGTTGGCGGCAGGTATGGAACCGTCCGGATCTGCCGTTCTATTACGTGCAGCTCGCGCGCATGCCGCAGAAGGATGATCCGCCCTGGCTGGGTGACGGATTGTCGCCCACACGGGAAGCGCAGCGCAAGAGTCTCGCCATCCCGCATACTGGCATGGCGGTGATCATTGACTTGCCCGGTGACTCTGGCTGGCATCCGCGCAACAAGCAGGATGTGGCCAGGCGGCTGTCGCTTTGGGCGCTGCATAATGAATACGGCCGGAAAGACCTCGTTTTCAGTGGGCCGCTTTATCGCGAGATGACCGTGGAGGAGGACAGAATTCGGCTGCGCTTTGATCATGTCGGATCGGGACTGATGGCGGGGAGCAAGAACGGCCTTGAGCCAGTGAAGCCGGCGCCGGACCAACCACTAAAAGAGTTTGCAGTGGCGGGCGCGAATCGGAAGTGGGTTCTGGCGGAGGCCAGAATTGACGGTGCCGATGTGGTGGTTTCTTCCCTCGAGGTTCCTCATCCCGTCGCGGTGCGTTACGCCTATTGCAATGATCCCGAAGGCGCAAACCTTTACAACAAGGAAGGCCTGCCGGCATCGCCATTCCGAACGGATGATTGGTAA
- a CDS encoding sialate O-acetylesterase gives MKKFTGALLVLMLFAGLARADVRLPHIFGDHMVLQRNVKVPVWGWADPGERVTVEFAGRRVSVSADKDGKWMVKLAPLNASSEGRELTVSGRNTIVLKDVLVGEVWVCSGQSNMDFNLGGVINAQEEIRRANHPQIRHFTTGYAAPAEPAKDCQGQWVVCSPETAGGFTAVGYFFGLELHQALNVPVGLIKSAVGGTPVESWTGKEMMMSEPAFAAALKLYDNTLKNYPEARKKYEAEVAARDAVIKAPVEDKGWESPSLEDADWKTIPQPDIWENHGLNIDGVVWERFAVTIPQSWAGKELTLHLAPVDNEDLTYWNGTKVGEGNDYKQVRSYTVPASLVKAGSTVIAIRVNDTDGWGGINGKPEDMFLACAGQGKISLVGQWKYKIAFTLPPWPREPLGPGNAFLPTALYNGMIAPYAGYGIKGAIWYQGEGNESDKPGSYFYKMRGMIAGWRKAWGEGDFPFYYTQIANFRDPTDDPAGNDGVHWATVRQSQLQTLNVKHTGMAVTIDLADPDNPGDIHPKDKQDVGHRLALWALAKDYGQRGLVYSGPIYKSMRVEGDQIRLRFDCTGGGLVVGSKAGINPFQELKGAKLQCFAIAGADRKWFWANAVIDGHTVLVSSPEVEHPVAVRYAYSMNPAGNKLYNKEGLPASPFRTDNW, from the coding sequence ATGAAGAAATTCACTGGCGCCTTGCTGGTTTTGATGTTGTTCGCCGGCCTGGCCCGGGCGGATGTTCGATTGCCGCACATTTTTGGCGACCACATGGTGCTTCAACGCAACGTGAAGGTGCCGGTCTGGGGTTGGGCTGACCCGGGTGAAAGGGTCACGGTCGAGTTTGCGGGCCGGCGGGTGTCGGTTTCGGCGGACAAGGACGGCAAGTGGATGGTAAAATTGGCGCCCCTCAATGCCAGCAGTGAAGGTCGCGAGCTTACGGTTTCCGGGAGGAACACGATTGTTTTGAAAGATGTCCTCGTGGGCGAGGTTTGGGTGTGCTCGGGCCAGTCCAACATGGATTTCAACCTGGGTGGCGTCATTAACGCACAGGAGGAGATCCGGCGTGCCAATCATCCCCAGATCCGCCATTTCACAACCGGCTACGCCGCTCCCGCCGAGCCTGCCAAGGACTGTCAAGGTCAGTGGGTGGTGTGCTCGCCTGAGACGGCTGGCGGATTCACCGCGGTTGGTTACTTCTTTGGCCTGGAACTGCATCAAGCGCTCAACGTCCCGGTCGGTTTGATCAAGTCGGCAGTGGGCGGCACCCCGGTGGAGTCTTGGACCGGCAAGGAAATGATGATGTCTGAACCGGCGTTTGCCGCAGCGCTCAAGCTTTACGACAACACGCTCAAGAATTATCCGGAGGCCAGAAAGAAGTATGAGGCAGAAGTCGCGGCACGCGATGCCGTGATCAAGGCGCCGGTGGAGGACAAGGGGTGGGAGTCCCCCTCGCTGGAGGACGCGGATTGGAAAACGATTCCGCAGCCCGACATCTGGGAAAACCATGGTCTCAATATCGATGGCGTGGTCTGGGAACGATTCGCGGTCACGATTCCGCAAAGTTGGGCAGGCAAGGAACTCACCTTGCACCTGGCTCCGGTCGACAATGAAGATCTCACGTATTGGAACGGGACCAAGGTGGGCGAAGGCAACGATTACAAACAGGTCCGGTCCTACACGGTTCCGGCCAGTCTCGTAAAGGCAGGCTCGACCGTCATTGCCATTCGGGTCAATGACACCGACGGCTGGGGCGGCATCAATGGGAAGCCCGAGGACATGTTCCTCGCGTGTGCAGGTCAGGGAAAGATCTCGTTGGTGGGGCAATGGAAATACAAGATCGCTTTCACGCTCCCACCGTGGCCGCGGGAGCCGTTGGGTCCGGGAAACGCATTCCTGCCCACCGCACTTTACAACGGCATGATTGCGCCATACGCCGGCTACGGCATCAAGGGCGCCATCTGGTATCAGGGGGAGGGCAATGAAAGCGACAAACCCGGCAGCTATTTTTACAAGATGCGCGGCATGATTGCCGGCTGGCGCAAAGCCTGGGGCGAGGGGGATTTTCCGTTTTACTACACCCAGATCGCCAACTTCCGCGATCCAACCGATGATCCGGCTGGCAACGACGGCGTCCACTGGGCCACTGTCCGTCAATCGCAACTCCAGACGCTGAACGTGAAGCATACCGGCATGGCCGTAACCATTGATCTCGCCGATCCGGACAACCCGGGCGACATCCATCCCAAGGACAAGCAGGACGTTGGCCATCGTCTCGCCCTGTGGGCGCTCGCGAAGGATTACGGCCAGCGCGGCCTGGTTTACAGCGGACCGATTTATAAATCGATGCGGGTCGAAGGCGACCAGATTCGCCTCCGCTTTGACTGCACGGGTGGCGGGCTTGTAGTGGGTTCCAAAGCGGGGATCAACCCGTTCCAGGAACTCAAAGGTGCCAAGCTGCAGTGCTTCGCAATCGCAGGTGCGGATCGCAAGTGGTTTTGGGCCAATGCAGTCATTGACGGCCATACCGTGCTCGTTTCCAGTCCGGAGGTGGAGCATCCCGTCGCGGTGCGCTACGCGTATTCGATGAATCCGGCCGGCAACAAGCTTTACAACAAGGAGGGCCTGCCGGCGTCCCCGTTCCGCACCGATAATTGGTAA
- a CDS encoding LamG-like jellyroll fold domain-containing protein — protein MVALLGLAAAARADVNPLAVDPPSPALTNYTSLGEWNVSGDFEGWTTAQLAATSVAGGVLAGTPSGANPQVMLLNLANGPDLDLAFNDYLDIRLQVSAGFSGSIQVYFGTTNTPGISAARVFTIGNTNIPNDGAFHLYRLFLGPQAYWRGSLSDLRIDPLGTGARPNQTFAIDYVRLGDLAGDIYHPSYVAGSVPGPGTNSPNGFPTLELSSKHFRFCWDISITSNSFWTADMPHGTLRNFEEVWKSQVWHLGFPEPSRPMGTSLPYTGPKYKVNVTTWYGGYWTGGDGNGIPWVNITPDGLRVDPPTWVPPHEFTHACQEDANAGGNQTVDGQFWENHANYGREQWLYYFPWNTNQSNLDPYYADTSHFWIGHGRNYYLCWPFWLYLDENPDNLPGLGVSNGVFISTKLWQAAQSGEYLWDTLGRLAPGAPVQDIIGYMARRNVMWDYSHRAALTNAAKTGDTELNQRWTYAELRQRPDDPTWWQTPLEFAPQQTGYKIVRLVPQGTGSGRVVSVNFHGLPDSARGADWRASLVVVSTSGAVRYSSLWNAGVNSVTLAANENDVYLSVAGTPALPFLPESIDDGQQSYQSSPAKARFPYEVQMSGAVPYESANGSTAGLVHVSNGGGWRASSAIVDATAYVGPNARVLGTAQVRGAARIEDYAVVEGNAIVRDNAIVSGHALVRNSALVKDYAKVRDYAMVVDSAVVSGSARVIEHGQITGSSVITDWATVKGSVSTWHDNNVATGSQAWNDAVLDGDFSTCQSVSNGFHFGFEEYNPGPLIWITNRTAPRRLYAAYEFTAPHDSLAKDLLGVTDGYLEGNPAWFSGDRQHRGFLAFNGADQYVILDRSLSDLRETTITAWVKWSGGPANQPAWYFGTAPTNGMFFTPDDGTGKAAFSIAHAGVTQTLTGSNALSVGVWTHVAVSLSNNVMGRLYLDGVNVATGSITISPDQLNAPNVNTAAQQNYLARGAGRSLPFFRGALDGVRVYTGPLTDAEIGAMQPPANFTGTGTLYVDLRATNAASSSLSLFNTWTNLGASVGNFTKSGGLSYSTNVAGTGIPGILFDGASGRYSSANMSIADLTGASDRTIEVWACNPTLAGEETMVSLGDRSGTRKNCGFNFGNAPGWGAATHFNDDVPWGAMGLPAANAWHHLVYTYDGSRTVRIYVDGLLWYTDPLNGSLVTPNGDSVNVGCQRAAGGGGTAGQFFSGYINAVRVWGGVMSASQVASNYLRGPWTFPAAPQAIAFAPISNVTASVGVPLVITNAATDPNQPPLPLTFSLLSPLDGAAIDAASGLFTWRPAVAQADTTNLITLQVANNGMPGLTATQSFVVRVNPVALPGVANAGVSNGQFGFQINGDAGPDYLIQTSTNLLDWTTVLSTNSPALPFNWTDPSPALDAARFYRVRLGP, from the coding sequence TTGGTTGCGTTGCTCGGCCTTGCGGCCGCCGCGCGGGCGGATGTCAACCCGCTGGCCGTGGATCCACCGTCGCCGGCGCTCACCAATTACACGAGTCTGGGGGAGTGGAATGTGAGCGGGGATTTCGAAGGCTGGACCACGGCGCAACTGGCGGCCACGTCGGTGGCCGGCGGCGTGCTTGCCGGCACGCCCTCCGGCGCCAATCCACAAGTCATGTTGCTCAACCTGGCCAACGGGCCGGATTTGGATCTGGCCTTCAACGATTATCTCGACATCCGGCTCCAGGTGTCGGCGGGTTTCAGCGGCAGCATTCAAGTTTACTTTGGCACGACGAACACGCCGGGCATCAGTGCCGCGCGGGTCTTTACCATCGGCAACACCAACATCCCAAACGACGGCGCCTTTCATCTGTATCGGCTCTTTTTGGGCCCGCAGGCGTATTGGCGCGGCAGCCTGTCGGATCTGCGCATTGATCCGCTTGGCACGGGAGCCAGGCCCAACCAGACCTTTGCCATTGATTATGTGCGGCTCGGCGATCTCGCGGGCGACATTTACCATCCCTCCTACGTGGCCGGCAGCGTGCCGGGTCCGGGAACCAACAGTCCCAATGGCTTCCCAACTCTGGAACTGTCCTCGAAACACTTCCGCTTCTGCTGGGACATCAGCATCACCTCGAACAGCTTCTGGACGGCGGACATGCCACATGGGACGCTCCGCAATTTTGAGGAGGTCTGGAAGAGCCAAGTCTGGCACCTGGGCTTTCCCGAACCCAGCCGTCCCATGGGGACATCGCTGCCTTACACAGGACCGAAATACAAGGTGAACGTGACCACCTGGTATGGCGGTTATTGGACGGGGGGCGACGGCAACGGAATCCCCTGGGTCAACATCACGCCCGACGGGCTCCGGGTGGATCCGCCGACGTGGGTGCCACCGCATGAATTCACCCACGCATGTCAGGAGGACGCCAATGCCGGCGGGAATCAGACAGTGGATGGCCAGTTTTGGGAGAATCACGCCAATTACGGTCGCGAACAATGGCTTTACTATTTTCCGTGGAATACGAATCAAAGCAATTTGGATCCCTATTATGCCGACACGTCGCATTTTTGGATCGGCCACGGACGGAATTATTATCTCTGCTGGCCATTTTGGCTGTATCTGGACGAAAACCCGGACAACCTGCCTGGATTGGGCGTCAGCAATGGCGTGTTCATCTCCACGAAGCTTTGGCAAGCGGCGCAGTCCGGGGAATACCTGTGGGACACGCTTGGACGGTTGGCGCCGGGCGCCCCGGTTCAGGACATCATTGGTTACATGGCACGACGCAACGTGATGTGGGATTACTCACATCGGGCGGCCTTGACCAATGCGGCCAAAACGGGTGACACGGAGCTTAATCAGCGCTGGACTTACGCGGAGTTGCGCCAGCGGCCCGACGATCCGACATGGTGGCAGACGCCGCTTGAATTCGCGCCGCAACAGACCGGCTACAAAATCGTCCGCCTCGTGCCGCAAGGCACCGGCTCCGGACGTGTGGTGAGCGTGAATTTTCACGGCCTGCCTGACAGTGCCCGCGGTGCGGACTGGCGGGCCAGCCTGGTCGTCGTGTCCACCAGCGGCGCGGTGCGCTACAGCAGTTTGTGGAACGCCGGTGTCAACTCGGTCACGCTGGCGGCCAACGAGAACGACGTTTATCTCAGCGTCGCCGGCACACCGGCGTTGCCGTTCCTCCCCGAGTCCATCGATGATGGCCAGCAGTCGTATCAATCATCCCCGGCCAAGGCGCGGTTTCCCTACGAAGTGCAGATGAGCGGCGCCGTGCCTTACGAGAGCGCGAACGGGAGCACGGCCGGCCTGGTCCACGTGTCGAATGGAGGCGGTTGGCGGGCTTCAAGTGCCATCGTGGATGCCACCGCCTACGTGGGCCCCAATGCCCGTGTGCTGGGGACGGCGCAGGTGCGAGGCGCCGCGCGCATCGAGGATTACGCCGTCGTGGAGGGCAACGCGATCGTCCGGGACAACGCGATTGTCAGTGGTCACGCCCTGGTGCGCAACAGTGCCCTTGTGAAGGACTATGCGAAGGTGCGCGATTACGCGATGGTGGTGGACAGTGCCGTGGTCAGTGGCTCCGCGCGCGTGATCGAGCACGGCCAGATTACCGGCAGTTCGGTCATCACTGACTGGGCGACGGTCAAGGGTTCTGTTTCCACGTGGCACGACAACAACGTCGCCACGGGGTCGCAAGCTTGGAACGATGCGGTGCTTGACGGTGACTTTTCCACCTGCCAGTCCGTCAGCAACGGCTTTCACTTCGGCTTTGAGGAATACAATCCGGGGCCGCTGATCTGGATCACCAACCGCACCGCCCCCCGCCGTTTGTATGCCGCCTATGAATTCACTGCGCCGCACGATTCGCTGGCCAAGGATCTGCTCGGCGTCACTGATGGATACCTCGAGGGAAATCCGGCTTGGTTCAGTGGCGACCGGCAGCACCGGGGATTCCTGGCCTTCAATGGCGCGGACCAATACGTGATTTTGGACCGATCCTTGTCGGATCTGAGGGAGACGACCATCACCGCCTGGGTGAAATGGTCGGGCGGCCCCGCCAACCAGCCGGCGTGGTATTTTGGCACCGCGCCGACCAACGGCATGTTTTTCACGCCCGACGACGGCACCGGGAAGGCCGCTTTTTCCATCGCCCATGCGGGGGTGACGCAGACGCTCACCGGGTCAAATGCATTGTCCGTGGGAGTCTGGACGCATGTGGCCGTGTCCCTTTCGAACAATGTGATGGGCCGGCTCTATCTCGACGGCGTCAATGTGGCCACGGGAAGCATCACGATTTCTCCCGACCAGCTCAATGCGCCAAATGTGAACACCGCGGCCCAGCAGAATTATCTGGCGCGCGGCGCCGGCCGTTCGCTGCCGTTCTTCCGCGGCGCGCTGGATGGTGTGCGCGTTTACACCGGCCCCCTGACCGATGCGGAAATTGGCGCGATGCAGCCGCCGGCAAACTTCACCGGCACCGGCACGTTGTATGTTGATTTGCGGGCCACCAATGCCGCCTCCAGTTCGCTGTCCCTGTTCAATACGTGGACCAACTTGGGCGCCTCGGTCGGCAACTTCACCAAGAGCGGCGGCCTGTCCTACTCGACCAATGTCGCGGGCACGGGCATCCCGGGAATCTTGTTCGATGGTGCCAGTGGGCGCTACAGCTCGGCAAACATGTCCATCGCAGATCTCACGGGCGCGAGCGACCGGACGATTGAGGTCTGGGCTTGCAATCCCACCCTGGCCGGTGAGGAAACCATGGTCTCCTTGGGAGACCGGAGCGGCACCCGAAAGAATTGTGGTTTCAATTTTGGCAACGCGCCGGGTTGGGGCGCGGCAACTCATTTCAATGACGACGTTCCGTGGGGCGCAATGGGACTGCCCGCGGCCAATGCGTGGCATCATCTTGTCTACACTTATGACGGCAGCCGGACGGTGAGAATCTACGTGGATGGATTGTTGTGGTATACCGATCCGCTCAACGGATCACTCGTTACTCCCAACGGGGATTCAGTCAATGTCGGTTGCCAGCGGGCTGCCGGAGGTGGGGGGACGGCGGGGCAGTTCTTTTCTGGCTACATCAATGCCGTCCGCGTTTGGGGCGGGGTGATGAGCGCCAGCCAGGTGGCATCGAATTATCTCCGTGGGCCGTGGACCTTCCCCGCAGCGCCCCAAGCCATTGCTTTCGCCCCCATTTCCAACGTCACCGCCAGCGTCGGTGTTCCCCTGGTCATCACCAACGCCGCGACTGATCCGAACCAGCCGCCGCTGCCGCTCACGTTCAGCCTGTTGAGCCCGCTCGATGGCGCGGCCATTGACGCCGCCAGCGGCTTGTTCACTTGGCGTCCCGCGGTGGCGCAGGCCGACACGACCAACTTGATCACGCTTCAGGTCGCCAACAACGGCATGCCCGGTCTGACGGCCACGCAGAGTTTTGTCGTGCGCGTGAACCCCGTGGCCTTGCCGGGCGTTGCGAATGCGGGAGTTTCCAATGGCCAGTTTGGGTTTCAGATCAATGGCGACGCGGGGCCGGATTATCTGATTCAAACTTCAACGAATCTGTTGGATTGGACAACGGTCCTCAGCACCAACTCGCCGGCGCTGCCGTTCAATTGGACCGATCCCAGCCCGGCGCTGGATGCGGCACGATTCTACCGGGTGCGCCTTGGACCTTGA